The following coding sequences lie in one Fusarium poae strain DAOMC 252244 chromosome 1, whole genome shotgun sequence genomic window:
- a CDS encoding hypothetical protein (TransMembrane:1 (o32-49i)), whose product MDLRKCLFSENASSQDYASHQPFSPSPAMDPLSIASGVAGLLTVAAAIIKAFDKIKTNMEDCPRTVEWAQAETSELHWAINRLKSIIDDPNSVAKTSGTSLGLHDATVTISELVTTCDGLIEVLKPFDDNRALARTKLGKVKWLRVQDDVVKYVREIQAHKGSVTLILNILQCDSDVVIIESQNKLARKIDKIVRNSELTQLRVEKIEAMFNTYIIENPILFPSNRTSVGTTLANWKEEEDGDTDNSSVVTSYKDHDDWNTFRSSNERSLSFPSQGAIVPQIARPVPKRTSSAETSSKLESNGVSSPPRREFEETLEKSDVYQRVYNSTDAFSIYSTRNRSIAGSVMTSFSLADNSSILSAFPIMSRTELKHPEYYAQMAGNQRISKDLMRAITMRSVVKSPIEPSPEAPFSLKQFRPPPNCGENVIGRWSNSRTKTWKPKEFRTEIQFEVPFIFVSTPGSTGGYIEGAQVHFIDGTRKSLDATRTDLEPPPTSTRTKAGRVVKNERATWLTLLSSLQKMENQSQNWTRQQIMSLRPRPASAQAILGSVAGKHTLRAALQCERKSWDDMPPSVNRPYATTTMSQLIEMLAMLGIYWRDFNPTYNIYQAEGNGFLVKGHKISGLGIMFYLQTLDKAIFEETRPVPNRAVTRLAFGQLPTIFSRVVRLGSRKDMADSLTTFGCDRTSSNHFLRDGAVTSHIFPITFELMAMTGQVFHIKDLCFRYIPNPCYCAWSTTGFSLPKLLISYRKYLHEDKDTAHGQLFIHLNTLLAPKTEIQLQREIPTNYSWQAQDALHSVLEELDETLINSMQTPLVRDVIGSHFDEVLSQMNGQTLPHLNSSDKEDVLMSTYFQQILPAVQISCSARFFNLKTADSEFNVVKGGYAQTAEYAAYLLACKELWCTLVLRMICWLMLHDFHGDDVQIPKGELYGSDMRVYIS is encoded by the exons CCATCATCAAAGCCTTTGACAAGATAAAAACCAACATGGAAGATTGTCCCAGAACAGTTGAATGGGCACAGGCCGAGACCAGCGAACTTCACTGGGCTATTAACCGACTCAAGAGCATAATCGATGACCCCAACTCAGTAGCCAAGACTTCAGGAACGTCGCTCGGTCTTCATGATGCGACTGTCACCATCAGCGAGTTAGTAACTACCTGCGACGGCCTAATCGAGGTTCTTAAACCGTTTGACGACAACCGTGCTTTGGCTCGGACAAAGCTGGGTAAGGTCAAGTGGCTTCGGGTGCAAGATGATGTGGTCAAGTACGTACGTGAGATACAAGCTCACAAGGGTTCTGTGACTCTTATCCTAAACATATTGCAATG TGATTCAGACGTAGTCATTATCGAATCACAAAACAAACTGGCTAGAAAGATCGACAAGATCGTACGAAACAGCGAATTGACTCAATTGCGCGTCGAGAAGATAGAAGCCATGTTCAACACATACATCATAGAGAACCCAATTCTATTCCCCTCCAATAGAACATCTGTGGGAACGACACTGGCTAACtggaaagaggaagaagacggcGACACGGACAATTCATCTGTAGTCACATCCTACAAAGACCACGATGATTGGAATACATTTCGTTCAAGTAATGAAAGATCTCTGAGTTTTCCGTCGCAGGGAGCGATTGTACCTCAGATAGCTCGACCTGTGCCGAAGCGCACTTCTTCAGCGGAAACTTCCAGCAAGTTGGAGAGCAATGGTGTCTCTTCACCACCACGAAGGGAGTTTGAAGAAACCCTTGAAAAGTCAGATGTTTATCAACGAGTGTATAACTCTACCGACGCATTTTCGATATACTCTACTCGCAATCGGTCCATAGCAGGTTCAGTTATGACCAGCTTCAGTCTCGCCGACAACTCATCTATCCTCTCAGCATTTCCCATCATGAGCAGGACCGAGCTGAAGCATCCCGAGTACTACGCGCAAATGGCCGGAAACCAGCGCATATCCAAAGATTTGATGAGGGCCATTACAATGCGAAGTGTCGTCAAGTCTCCCATAGAACCCAGCCCCGAAGCACCCTTTTCTCTCAAGCAGTTCCGTCCACCTCCCAACTGCGGAGAGAACGTTATTGGTCGATGGAGCAACTCTCGAACAAAAACGTGGAAGCCTAAAGAGTTTCGTACAGAGATCCAGTTTGAAGTTCCCTTTATCTTTGTATCAACTCCGGGATCAACTGGAGGATACATCGAAGGTGCGCAAGTCCACTTCATCGACGGAACACGAAAGAGCCTGGATGCTACACGTACAGATCTTGAACCACCTCCTACAAGCACAAGGACAAAGGCAGGCAGGGTTGTAAAGAACGAACGTGCAACATGGCTCACACTCCTATCGAGTCTGCAAAAGATGGAGAATCAGTCTCAGAACTGGACAAGACAGCAAATCATGAGTCTCAGACCACGACCAGCCAGTGCCCAAGCAATCCTCGGCTCCGTCGCAGGCAAGCACACTCTGCGAGCAGCTTTGCAATGTGAGAGGAAAAGCTGGGACGACATGCCTCCTTCAGTGAACCGTCCATATGCAACCACCACCATGAGCCAGCTGATAGAGATGCTTGCCATGTTGGGCATATACTGGCGTGACTTTAATCCGACCTACAACATCTACCAAGCTGAAGGGAACGGTTTCCTTGTTAAAGGCCACAAGATTAGTGGTCTTGGTATTATGTTTTACCTCCAGACTCTGGATAAGGCTATTTTTGAAGAGACCAGACCGGTTCCCAACAGAGCGGTTACGAGGCTTGCTTTTGGACAGCTTCCGACTATCTTTTCGCGTGTTGTTCGTTTGGGGAGCCGAAAGGATATGGCTGATAGCCTGACTACTTTTGGATGTGATCGCACGTCGTCAAACCATTTCCTACGAGATGGCGCTGTGACATCCCATATCTTTCCAA TAACATTTGAACTTATGGCAATGACAGGCCAGGTATTCCACATCAAGGACCTCTGCTTCAGATACATACCGAACCCGTGTTACTGTGCCTGGAGCACAACAGGATTCTCTCTGCCAAAGCTACTCATTTCGTATCGAAAGTACTTACATGAGGATAAAGACACGGCGCATGGACAGCTGTTTATTCACCTCAACACCCTCTTGGCCCCAAAGACGGAGATTCAACTCCAGCGAGAAATCCCGACAAACTATAGCTGGCAGGCTCAGGATGCTCTACATTCGGTACTCGAAGAGCTGGACGAGACGCTAATAAACTCTATGCAAACGCCGCTTGTACGGGATGTTATTGGCTCTCACTTTGACGAGGTTCTATCCCAAATGAATGGCCAGACACTCCCGCATTTGAATAGTAGCGACAAGGAAGACGTTTTGATGTCAACTTATTTCCAACAAATCCTCCCAGCCGTGCAGATCTCTTGCTCAGCCAGATTCTTCAACTTGAAGACGGCTGATTCCGAATTCAACGTCGTCAAGGGGGGATATGCTCAGACAGCAGAGTACGCAGCGTATCTTTTGGCTTGCAAGGAGTTGTGGTGCACTCTGGTTCTGCGGATGATTTGTTGGCTTATGTTGCATGATTttcatggtgatgatgtgCAGATTCCAAAAGGGGAATTGTATGGGAGTGATATGCGTGTGTACATATCGTGA